A window of Sorex araneus isolate mSorAra2 chromosome 3, mSorAra2.pri, whole genome shotgun sequence genomic DNA:
AGGCTTCCCTGTGGGAAGcaagtgcttcagccctttgatcCCTGTCTCAAGAGAAGCTTACTGGACGGATTCTTCACTCTCACCCTGTTGTCTTGGAATATAACATTATTAGCTAGTAGCTATGGAATTGAGAAAGACAGtataatgggttttttttttttggtggaagtaTATAGTTTTTAATCGATTTACTGTGGATATAcagttagaaagctgttcatgacttcaggcatagaatgttccaacaggcacccctccaccagtgtacgtttcccactaccagtgttccCACCTCCACCGGCAGCACAGTCTTGACAGATGGTGGCTGGCCCCCATGCCTACatgtacaaatatacaaatacaaatacaaaaactGTATTTGTCCTTGGGGATTTGAGGTAACCTGAGGGTTATGTTGTTGGTTTTATTCTCTACTACACCCTATTTCCACACTAGTGGATGGTGTCCAGGGTGTaacccagccctttgagctatctccctgacccttttTATAGCTGGTTCTTCAGTATCTTCCTAGCCATGATCAAGAAACTTGTTTTTATCTATTTAACCATGAGTGTGGGAGAGGTATGTAATTATAGTTAGCTTTTGACTATactgaaataactttttttttcttttggctttttgggtcatacccaggtatgctcaagggttatgcctgactctacactcagcaatttgtcctggcggtgcttgtgggacataagggatgccggggattgaacctggcttgtaCACatacaagggaaacaccctacccactgtactatcactccaaccccttgacACAACTCTTATCCTTACCTGAAAACTTGGTTGAGGCACGTTGTAAGTagtaatgggggctggagtgatagcacagcgggtaagatgtatgccttgtacatggccaacccgggttcgattctcagcatcccatatggtcccctgagccccgccaggagtgtttcctgagtgcagagccaggaggaacccctgtacatcgccaggtgtgacccaaagagcaaagaaaaaagtaatgtaaGATTTTCTATACAATAGTTCAGACCTTTTTCACAAAGGAAAGCCAGTTGTTTGAGCTGTGACTGCTCCTTCGCTGATAGATCTTAGCACCTGGTGCTTACTTGTAAAGCTAGTTAGATCCAAACTACTGACCTTGAACAGAAATATTTTGTAATCTGTGACTCAtcttttcactaattttttttaaccaggaaATATACTGCCTATTAATTTCAGGAATTTTGGTGATCCCTTTTGAAGAGTGTGTTGGTTATTGCAGTTGCTGCATAGGGCCCGGAGCCGTGGTGCAGTGGCAAGTGGCAagtggcgcttgccttgcctttgggatccccagcatcctgtttggtcctccaagcaccttcaggagtcatttctgagagcagagccaggagtaatccctgagcatcaattgGGTATTGCCCCAAAACTTACCCCTaaataagccagaagtaaccccttagcgtcactgggtatggcccaaaaccctcccctaaattgaaaaaaaaatttctgggtCAGGGGCTAGATTATGTTGTTGGATTCTTATTGTTATTGGTAGTGCACTGTCTTGCTTGCTgtttacccgggttcgattcccagtcactccatatggtcccccaaacccactggGAGGTGGGCCCTGAGTGCATagttaggagtcagccctgaatacttacttgggtgtggcccctaccCCAAAGAATTTTCTGGGCAAGATTGTGTTTTGTGACGAACAGGGCCACAAATTGGTTTATACTTGGTGTAGTGCTGAGTTCATGTATAAACAGATCTGATGGACTGTCTAGAGAATGAAACCATCCTTTCTGATTCTCAGGTTTGTCTCCACTGAAGGGTGGGGATATAGAAGGGGACTCTGAGACTGAATAGAGcaggtgcagtgtgtgtgtgtgtgtgtgtgtgtgtgtgtgtgtgtgtgtaaatatccTATCACTGTTTACAGTACACTGGACTCTCTTTATGCAAGGCCTGGTCAGGCCAAACCAGGAGGAATTGTTCCATGCTTGAAGCCAAGAATAACATCCTGACCAGCAGGGGACAGAGGTCAACTCAAGGCAATAGCTCTTGGGAGCTATGGGACATTAAGAATTTGAAGGAATTGAATTTAATAAGAAGGAGAACAATATTTACTTGGAAGGAAGTATGTGAAACCTGTGTCTCTCATAGTACAtgatttatgaaaaatgaaaatccagTTAGATATGCTGTCCATATAATTTCCTGGCCATTAATCAAAtctccccacatgcacacacatacacatgggtttattatttttgttaaaattttgtttggttcTGGTTTTTGAACcgcactggtgctcagggcttattcctggttctgcactcagggatcactcctgatggaacttgagggaccatatgtcgtgctggggatcaaccatgtcagtgtgtgcaaggcgagtgtcctgtccatactatctctctggcatcttggaacatttttttcacttaacatttttttggttttaaaaaaggGCTATGTGATGGTGCTGGTGGCAGAGTACTGGGTTCGAGGTCACTGCTGTTGATGCTGACgggtttgggggatcatgtggggtgctgggtgtgTGCCTGAGAGTTGGCGCCGTGCTTGGtctccagtgctgctcaggcaccatgggggtggggggcgacagTGGCctcccctggtggggctggagattgaacttggggccttgcaCACTTGAGGTAGCATGTGCCTGTGTCTGGAACCATCTCCCcagacttgtttatttttattggaaaagGGGAAATTGTGTTCTAGTAATCGATTTATTCTTCAAGCAGGCTCGGATAAGCCCAGGAGAGGGCTGGCTTTCAAGGACGATATGTTAATTTAAAAACAGCTACCCTGTACAAAATGTCCTGGGTACTTTCCAGGCTGGCCGAAGTTTTATTTCTAGGATCTCTCTGTACTCgcttcccttcttttcccttcctctttcctcattCGAATGCTGGCCACTCCTTCTGTGGCGGCAGCCCCACTGTTCTCTGGGGCAGCATTCTAAGTTTGTGCTGTTGTCTTCTCTGGGGCTTCTGGTCTGGCTTCAGCTGACTCTGGGCCAGCGCGATCATCTGACAGCTTTTCTTCATGGCCTTTACTGCTTGGCCCTTTGAAGACACTGCTTGATGAGTTTCGCTCGTTCTCTTTTCCCGGTGTAAAACTTCCATTGCCTCAGTTGGAAGGTTCTGAAGCTCAGGTGGAGCCCTTTGGAATTCACCCTGGCTTTGAGAGAGCCTCCTTCCTTTCCTAGAAATTGAGGGTGAGTCAGGAGCTCTGTGGAGAGTATTGCTGACTCTCATGAGATGCTACTTTGCTGGTTGCTTAAGCTGTTATGTGGCAATTTGGGTTGTATTTTTCAAGGCAGGACTAGTTGCCAAGATTGAAATGAGGCACGGGcgttccctttctcccccttcccttttaCTTGAAAAATTAGGAGTGAACTATCTTGTCCATGATCACGTAGTAAATTGGCTTTACACTGTCTTGAGGCAAATCACATTTTTGTGCTATTTATACTTTGTAGCACAGATTTTAACTAATACATTAAAATACTTAATTATGGGTAAATTAGTTTGTAGACACGGTCAGAAATTTAGAATAAGTGTGCACAAGGCCCTTCTTTAAATCCTATTTTAAAACCAAGAAGCAGGGTATTTTGGTTAGAGTGGGAGTAGGTAGCTCTATGGCTTTGAGCTCACGTTTTGATCCCAGCACTTTTGTTCTGGCAcctgccaccaggtgtgaccccaaatacaaaacaaaacagaaatagagTGCAAACTGGTTATAGTGCTGAGAGAAACAGGATAGGAGGAGATAATAGAACATAGGACTAACTCTGGAAGTAGCGTCTTTGCAGTTCGGGATCGGACAGTGAGAGTGAGTTTTTCCCACTCTCCCTCAATACTCTGTTCCttgctccccccacacaccaccgTCTGGAAGCCAGCTAGTGACCCTGGGCACTAGTGTCCTGTTGGGGGCTGTGTGTACAAGGAGGTACAAAGAGGTCTTGGTCCCGTGGGGCTCAGTCGGTGCGGGGAACAGGGCGCCTTTTGAGTTAATTCTTCATAATAATCTTGTACTCACAAGTAGTACAGCTAATTGCAAAACCAGAACCATTTTCTGATTGTTCCACTGTGCCCCGTTGGCTTGCTGAGACCGAAGCAGCCTCTGAAATGCCATACTGCTTTGCACCTTATGCAGTGACCCCTCAGAGCACCCAGCCACCTTTCTCCCTCTTAAAAAACAACAGTGACACCCAGAAacattgtggtttttgttttgttttctcctttgggTCAGGAATTTGCATCTCATTTGTAGCCTTAATCCTCCccctcattatttttgttttttcatcccTGTCCTAAGTTCTGCTCTCTGAATCTTGCTCTGGCCTCATTCAGTTGcattaatttaaacaaattttagcTTCAGACCTGTTTCCAACTTGGCCTTTTCCTTCTCGTGGGTAAACTGGGCCCAGACTTGCCTGGAAAAGGatgcagttttttatttttccttgcctGTGTAAATTCACTGCCTACTTACTAATTGTTCTTTCCTTTCACTGTCAAACAGGCCACCAAGCAGTTTCTGGAAGAGATCAACAATTGGACCGTTCAGTACAATGTTTCCCCTCTCTCCTGGAACGTGGCTGTCAAGTTCCTCATGGCCCGGAAGTTCGACGTGCTGCGAGCGGTGGAGCTATTCCACTCCTACAGGGTACGTCGCCCGCAGAGCCCGGGCTGTTGTGCTGTTCTGCCACTGTACATACGCTCTGTCTCTCCGTGCTCACCTCCACTCCCTTTTTAAGAAAAGTGATTCAGCCCAACCAAACATTTGAGTCAGaaaattcttttgctttctgggccacacccagtggtgctcagggctgactcctggaccTGTGTTAGGGATCACTCATTCTTGGAGAGGTTCAGGGGGTCagatgggtgccggggattgaacccagattgattctttttgttttgtttttgttttggggtcacacctggcgatgcacaggggttactactggctctagactcaggaattactcctggcgttgctcaggggaccatatgggatgctgggaaccgaacccgggtcggccgtgtgcaagcaacaccctacctgctgtgctgtcactccagccccagaacccagATTGACTCTTgtaggcaaataccctccccactctccagcccagcccattTTCCCTTAAGAGCAGATCTGCGTTATGGAAAGATCTTTCTCGCTGGGCCTAGAGAGTAGTTCAGAAGagccctgctcgagcaaaccagtTAGGAGACTTTGAATTCAGTAGGGAGAGAGATGACTGTGCTGTCATTCATTCACTACAGCAGGAGAAGGAAACAAAATGCGCAGATTCTAGAAGAAAATCGGTACAACAGAGATACCCAAGTTGGTGTGTGAGGAAAGAAGAGTCTGGGCACTAGATCTCAGACTTGGGTGGCAGGTAAATGGGTGGTAGGTTTCACTTGTTCGGGGGAAACAGAAATGAGTTTAGTTTGACCTTTTGAACTTGACTGGAGAGCTGGGTGTCTTTGGGGGTGAATTTATTCATCTAATACAATTCAGTGCGCAGCACCTAAATAGTtgctctacatatatatatatatatatattttttaaatagaaacaatCCCCAGCATTTATTGTCATCGGGTATTAACATAACAGTGATCCAAACAATATGAACAAgggttttaaaattacttttcccAAAAAACACCTAAAAAACAAACTGCAGCGCCTTCTCAAAGATTTCTCCCTTCAGCCATGGTGTCTAGTTGGAGACACTCTGGAGCAGAGTAATATTATCTCCTTTTAGCATGATCTGACCCAGTTGTTTCCTTGACTTTGTCTTTGAGTGAATCTCTTCTGCATCATCTAACACGAGGTTCATGTACTCATCAAAGCCAACGATGCAGCCCTCTATCCGCATATTCACTTGCTCATAAAGCCACACCTGAATCCGAGATCTATTTTGCAAGTATCTGAAGATAAGGTTGATGAGCTGCACCATCACCTTCTGCACCTTCTGGCCCTGGCCGAGGTACGCCATGGTGCGAGTTCACAAAGACCGAACAGTCCCGCATGCTGGCTCCGAAGCAACTTCCTCTACAGATATTTTTTTGGAATGAGCGAATGACTCTGAGTgaacaagtagcactgtagcactgtcacagtcatcctgttgttcactgatttgcttgagcgggcactagtaatgtctccattgtgagacttgttacttttatttatttatttatttatttatttatttttgctttttgggtcacacctgcaatgcgcagggattacttctggctttgcacttaggaattactcatggtagtgctcgggggaccatatgggatgctgggaattgaacctgggtcagccgcgtgcaaggcaaacgccttacctgctgtgctatcgctccagccccttgttaactgtttttgacatagcaaatatgccacgggtagcttgccaggttctgccgtgtgggtgggatactcttggtagcttgccaggctctccgagagggatggaggaatcgaacccgggtcagccgcatgaaggcaaatgccctacccgctgtgctgtcgctccagcccaagtaaatGAATTAATTGTATGAGGGAATGAATGCATAGAGGCTCACGTTAGAAACTTAAGagtggttgaggggctggagccatagtatggcagctaagtctcttgccttgcacacagctgacctggtttggtaCCTGGCATCCcgtgtgatcccccaagcactttctgggtgattcctgaatgcagcgTCAaaagtagtaacccctgagtaccattgggtgtggccctaaaaccaaatgaCCAAGCAAAAACCTGGGTTAGTGGTTGAAGAAATAGGAAAACCTAGAGCATATTCTCTATCAGGATACagtctcaggggccagagcgatagcacagcagggagggcatttgccttgtacgttgccgacctgggttccatcccccgcatcccatatggtcccccgagcaccgccaggagtaatttctgtgtgcagagccaagataacctctgagcaccaatgggtgtaacccaaaaaacttaaaaaaaaaaaaaaagatgcagtctCAGGGAGAAGGAAGTGCGAGtgataaaaggaaagaatgaaaatgcCCACTGAATTTGGTGACCCGATAGTCCTGGATAGTAGGAGCCTCAGTTGTGTGATTTGTTTGGGAGAAAATGAGAATAGAGTGAACAGTACGGGAACTGAGAGTGAGCTTGCAGAATCTGGCCTGGAGATGAGGAGAAGGAGGCTTTGGTCGATGTGATCGAAGGGGTCCAGGGAAGCAGTGGCTCCTCTGTGAGACGGAGACGTCAGCCTCTCTGGGGTCCATATTAACTGGCCTGTCGCAGTAGCAGTGCTCGGGCCCCATGCTCCGGTGCTCTGTGTAGGTTGGTCTGCAGGGTTAGGGGTTCTTATTGACTCCAAAGGAAAATGCCTTGCCTAAGGGACTGAATTTTTTGCAACACTAGGTAAGGATTCTGGTACTACTCATCTGACTTTGTGAGGGAGGGTTATAAAGGAATTCATGTTTCTGTGAGCTGACTCCTGAAAGTTCCTTAGACTTGGTGGGTTACACAAAGCTATCCTGGATGCATAGTTATTATCCTGTGAATTCGTATTAGTGTGTTATTagcttatttcttatttatttatcttgctgtgctttatttttaggaaacaagaaggaaggaaggcattGTCAAGCTGAAACCGCACGAGGAACCTCTCCGTTCTGAGATCCTTAGTGGAAAATTCACCATCTTGGTGAGTCTTTGTGGACCCTTGCTGTAGTGTCTTGTTATTTCTGTGTGTGGCTGTTCTCTTCCTTGGACTTGGGTTCTGGGTACCTTGTTCTGAATCTGGAGTTGGGTCTTCTAGAGGAGAGATGAAGCAACCGTGCAGTTTGAAGTTTGCAGCAAtcaaatttgctaaaaatgagtTGTGTAATACGTTTCAGAACAGTTTCTTCTTGATTGCCTTAAGATTAGTCAAGTCCTGTAGAATGCAGGTATAGTGTGTCAGGGGTGTGTCCGTCCTTATGTAACTCGACCTTCAGCCGCTTCGAGCCATCACCTTCCAGGTGCATGTACGGTGGTAGCTTTAAGACAGTGTGTTGAGACCATGGTTAGATTTTatgattttcttgtttcttttgtgaTCCTGCCTTGTAAACCAGAGTAGAGCCATCCTTAAATCTCTGTAGCTGAAGAGTTGAGAGTAGTtccaccaccccctccctccccttcccaccctgcaAAGTAAAAAGAGTGGGGGGCTAAGGAGATGACCCAAAGGGCAGGAGTACATGTGTAGCACGCTGTGGACCCAGCCTCCATACCCCCAGCTTCTCCTctcctgagcactttttttttcctttttgggtcatacccagagatgctcaggggtttctcctagctctgcactcaggaattatttctggcagtgcgtgggggaccatatgggatgccagggatcgaacccagcgcGGCCACGTGCTacgcaaatactctacccactgtgttgtcACTCCGGCCTATCCCCTAAGCACTTTTGTGTGCAGCCTCCTTGCATCAagacaggagtagtccctgagcactattggatggAGCCCCAGACTCAAAGCAAAGATAAATTTTGTTCCTACCACAGGTATATGATACTAAACGAATTGGGTGTggcaggaacaacccctgaacacagagtcaggagtagcccccaagcaccactgggtgtggtccgcccccctctcccccaataaacaaacagaacaaattgGGCATAGGATGATAGACGCTCCTTGCTGGAGCCATGGATGTAAGTCAAAGAATGTTGCCACAGTTCGTGCTCTTAAGTCAAACCTTTGTCAAGGTTACAAGAAACCTTAGTACTGtgagttttcttttgatttgtaaTTGTTTTGTTTCATCTAGAATGTTCGAGATCCAACAGGAGCCTCCATCGCCCTCTTCACTGCCAGACTGCATCACCCCCACCAGTCAGTCCAACATGTGGTACTTCAAGCTCTGTTTTACTTGCTGGACAGAGCCGTGGATAGGTGAGCGTGAAGGTGGTCGCTTAGGTGGTCTGTATCCAGATAGAAAAGTGCAGGCGTGTGGCTTGGTGGAAATGCTTCAGTGCCTTCATCCCCTAAGATAAACTTTAGGCTGTGCTGTGAATAGACAGTAGCACCTGTCCTGGACGGCTTGGCATGGTTCCAGGGACtatcgtggtggtggtggtggtggtggtaggggggtgggggtgggggtggtggataTTCGTATCTTTACCTGTCGGGCTCTATTTCAGGGTCACAGAAGCTGAGAAAGCCAATTAATTAGCAATCCTCAGTGTGTTGGGAAATACTGTTGGAGAGAGTGAAGGGAAGATGATCTGTGCTCTTTCTTGTGGCACATTCTCCCCTACAGATTgatcctcttcccctcccctctccccttccctcttccttcctcccctcctttcttttcctctcctctctttccctttcctttgttttcccttcttttctctttttgttgtttttgttttggggccacacccagccgtgttcaGGACTACTCCTGCTTGacggctcagggatcactcctggaggtaccgAGGAACCACATTGGGTActtggggttggctgtgtgcaaggcagatgccatccccactgtgctgtctctctaacCCCATAAAGGTTGATCTTTCAACTTTCTTTCGggctttgctttctttgtttgtgAAATAGATAGAAAGTCACTTTAACGTAAAAGATTTTGAGAATCAACATTAAGGAAAAAGATCCTAGAGACATGAAACTAAGTGAAAtcattggttttggtttttggggggtatacccagcagtgcttggagcctGTGCCTGGCTTGGCCAAGGGGTCATTATGGGTAGTGCCAGGAGAACCCCATGGTTCAGGGGCACCCAGAGCCTCCTAAATCCCAGGCTTACGCTTCAGTCATGTAAGCTTTGACTCATAAAACCATCTTTATGAATAGGTATTTAAGTAAAAAGAACCAGCTTTGGGCTGGGGGTCTGGCTTAGTGGTGGAACACATGCCTAATGAGTGAGATGTGGGAGATCCTGCCTCCAGTCCTTAGCACCAGACAAACACACGTGCAGAAGAGTCAGCTCAGgtcatctctccatccccctttattattattctacAGACACGGGTACTGAAACTCCAGTCAGTTGTATCACTCGTATATAATTATCACATGGTGGCACAATTAGATCAATTACTCTTGGCCAGAGAGTAGGGCTTGCCAAATAGTAGAGCTAGGTGACGTCTGAGGctgtattttctgttttccttggTGCAGGCCATTTGCAGTTATTTTGTGGTCATTTGGGTGGAAGTGGTACATAGAGGGATGATTGtctagcaggtaggacatttgccatgtatgtggctgaccagaggtcgatccctggcaccccttagggTCTCCTGATGGctccccagaagtgatccttgaacacagagccaagataagtccagagcactgctgggcatgacccccaaaaccaaaccaagaccCAAAAAAGGAGTGTTCTAATGAGGAGTGAGACCAAGTCCGTGGTAGACAGCTGCTGACAGGACTGCCAGAGCAGGGCCTCTCTTAATCCACTCATTGCGCTCTCTGGTGTCTGTGAGCTCTCACAGGAGGGCCACATAGAGAAACATAACTCAGACTTTGTTTTTATGATGTCCCTTAAAAAACCCTCAGTGATGGGTTGAAGATAGAGCCCAGTGGGTTGAGTGCGTTCCTTTGTATGTGGAGGCCTAGGAACTatatctggcatcacatatggtcccccaagcctgccgcAGTGATCCcgaacacagaactgggagtagccctcaaGGTTGTGCTGGGGatagcccccaaaaccaaaaacagcagcagcaacagaaaTTTTACAGTGAATCTTCATTAATCACAGAAAACATGTAAGATAAGTAATTCTGAGCCCGTTCTtgtctattctttttgttttattttgttttattttgtttgggaggggagtgtcaaacccagcaatgctcaggggttactcctggctagctctgcactcacgaattatccccggtggtgctcggaggaccatatggaatggcggGGATGAATCCAGGTCGGCTCTGTGAAAGACGAACCTCCTACTGTCTGTACTCTCCAGTCCTTCTTGTCCATTCTTaaagtccttttttaaaatttcttttattattattatttgttttttggtttttgggccatagctcatggtgctcaggggccactcctggctctgttactCCCAGTAGGGTTCAGGGGTcttgtggtgctggtgatcaagccTGGGCCcaccacatgcagagcatgtgctcagcctgtggCACTTCCCAGCCCTCTGTCCTGCTTCCCAGGACCAGCTCCTTCTCACTCGAACCTGCTGTGAATTATCTTCTTACTCTAATAGCAGAATTACTAATACTCACCATTTTATATATAGTTGGTTTTATGGTACCTTCCTTTagtgttgtttttattcttctccCATTTGATTGTAAGCTCCATGAGGACATAAATGGAGGAGATAAAAAATATCTCCTTTCAAATATCATGTGTTAGAAGATTTCCAAATCTCTACAGGTGAAGAAGGAATGTGATCACAAACTTCCAGATACCAGTCTTGTTTCATTGATAATCCTTCATCTTGCCCTCAAGATCAAGATAATCCCCCCTTGCcctcaattatttttatatttattttatatttggtttgggaCCCCACTCTGATATGCAGAAACCGTTTCTTATTCtgtgcacagggtcactcctggtggagcttgggggaccatatctgaaCCTGGGATAGCTGAATGCAGGGCAAATTCCTTAATTCCTGTTCTGTTGCTCCAAcctcttaattttttgtttcatgtatttattttttgctttttgtgtcacaacccagcaatgaacaggggttactcctggctcatgcactcaggagttactcctgacggtgctcgggggacagtacgggatgctgggaatcaaacccgggttagccctgtgcaaggcaaatgccctacctgctttgctatctctccagcccctgtttcatttatttttcatttacttttttgggtgggcctcacctggcagtgagGGAACCATTATATGGTGCCGAAATTCCAGTCATTGTCATGGCcacagtcacatgtaaggcagatgcctcaaactctgttttctctctccagtcctcaggattttaaaaaataatttattgtatttttttatttcttttgctttggaaccacGCCTTGAATTTTCTCAGTTCTTCCTCGTGACTCactactcagggatcgctcttggcagtgctgtaggggaccatatgcagcgccGGGGACCAAACTTGAGTGCAAGGCGGGCACTCTGTACTGTGTTATTGTTGTACTACTGTATCGTTGGTCTGGCTTTTAGACAGATACCAGgactgtgttttaaattttttggtattTCTGGCAGCATCTTGTTCAGAAACTGAATTGAATAGGGAAACAATTATTAGTAGTAGAAaattagctattattattattgttgttaataTTATCacttggggggtttgttttggtttttggggcacacctggcaatgcttgggggtttctcctggctttgcatttggTGCTTGGTgggccatacaggatgccagggatcaaacctcagttggccacgtgaaaggcagatgcctacccactgtattaccattTCAGTCCCTAGAATTACTATTAGCGAAGCTCATGTTCTACATCCAGAGAATGAAAAATCctgttgtgtgtgtttatttcatGTTCCTCGAAGGATGGACAGTTTCCAGTCTAGGATTATAGAATCTTCGTAATCATGTGCCATGACTTCATTTGTTTGTGCTGGCtctgccttctttctctctcagtgcCCTGCACAGCCTAGAACTATGAAGGGGAACTTACAGCTTTGGgggttttttttaggggggtgtcacaaccagcaatgcacaggggttactcctggctctgcactcaggaattactcctggcagtgctagggggaccatatcggatgctgggagtcgaacccgggtcagccgggtgcatggcaaatgccctacccgctgtgctatcgctccagccccgaaacttaACAGTTTTATAATGTAGCCCTTTATGAACTTGTGGAGAAGTGGGAATTTCTCATCCTGCCTTATCTGCTCAATAATTGTGCCATTTATTTAACAGTTTCTTGAACCATGGTGTTAGTAGTTTCTCTGGAATCAGGAGATCAATGAACAAAGATTTTGCATTAGTCATCCGATATTAGGGGCCATttgaaattaatcctggtggaGAAATTTGAATTTAATGCAGAATTAGAGATTTTtggattatatttttttaatgtttatttttgtttgggggccacacctggtggtgctcagggctgact
This region includes:
- the LOC101546121 gene encoding small nuclear ribonucleoprotein E-like, translating into MAYLGQGQKVQKVMVQLINLIFRYLQNRSRIQVWLYEQVNMRIEGCIVGFDEYMNLVLDDAEEIHSKTKSRKQLGQIMLKGDNITLLQSVSN